One window from the genome of Salvia splendens isolate huo1 chromosome 9, SspV2, whole genome shotgun sequence encodes:
- the LOC121749194 gene encoding uncharacterized protein LOC121749194: MDEETMFAFVGLTLEKPSDAVEKMNSDPIVDEIMHITVDDHIPNEETVFHDMEDPPMDVGTVYANMNDFRRTVKQHAIKTQFELGTEKSNPNLFRGFCKAKSCPWSIVARLMKEEKHVKIAHEKLYGTWEDSFGNLFNFKAMVELKMPGSMVEIGLKETEDGVYFQRFFYCFKPGINGFLNGCKPYLSVDATALNGRWNGQLASATALDDHNWIFPVAFGLFESETNEERIWFMEQLKREIGSSPHLAICSDTCKGLENAVKAVFPLVEHRECFFQLMKNFSKRFQGPIFGHMYPAARTFCPIYHEHLMHKMYEANDRVQPFLETYHKLLWMRSKFSEEIKCDYIINNTAEVWNRWVKDLKDLPIAELVDNLRSKFMELYARRRNIGERLEGHTMLSIVVRHLNVLSRKLGQLKVKVGGMGEAEVTGITDRYKVIRHVVDLEQHTCSCKEWQVLGKPCPHALAVITSRRNPKMEDYLHPYFSVSLFRLAYARVISPFPDKSQWPSMNLGFKVLPLCINELQGDRWKIEYQDAWKEESCKGTTFRWDACQCMPKAGGS, translated from the exons ATGGATGAAGAAACAATGTTTGCTTTTGTTGGTCTAACCTTAGAGAAACCTAGTGATGCAGTAGAGAAAATGAATTCTGATCCAATTGTTGATGAGATAATGCACATAACAGTTGATGATCATATTCCTAATGAAGAGACTGTATTTCATGATATGGAAGACCCTCCGATGGATGTTGGAACCGTATATGCAAATATGAATGATTTCAGGAGAACAGTGAAGCAACATGCTATAAAGACTCAATTTGAACTAGGAACGGAGAAATCCAATCCAAATTTGTTCAGAGGCTTCTGCAAAGCAAAGAGTTGTCCATGGTCAATTGTTGCTAGGTTGATGAAAGAAGAAAAGCATGTCAAG ATTGCACATGAAAAATTGTATGGGACATGGGAAGACAGTTTTGGGAATTTGTTTAACTTTAAGGCAATGGTTGAGCTTAAAATGCCAGGGAGCATGGTTGAGATAGGGTTGAAAGAGACCGAAGATGGGGTGTACTTTCAAAGATTTTTTTATTGCTTCAAGCCTGGTATCAATGGCTTCCTAAATGGGTGTAAGCCATATTTAAGTGTAGATGCAACGGCTCTTAATGGTAGATGGAATGGACAGCTAGCTTCAGCAACTGCATTAGATGACCACAACTGGATATTTCCAGTTGCTTTTGGGTTGTTTGAAAGCGAGACCAATGAAGAACGGATTTGGTTTATGGAGCAGCTAAAGAGGGAAATTGGAAGTTCACCTCATTTAGCTATTTGTTCAGATACATGCAAGGGGTTGGAGAATGCTGTGAAGGCAGTGTTTCCATTGGTAGAGCACAGAGAGTGCTTTTTCCAATTGATGAAGAATTTTTCTAAGAGGTTTCAAGGTCCAATTTTTGGACACATGTATCCTGCAGCTAGGACATTTTGTCCAATTTATCATGAACACCTAATGCACAAGATGTATGAAGCAAATGACAGAGTTCAACCCTTCTTAGAGACATATCACAAACTACTTTGGATGAGGAGCAAATTTTCTGAAGAGATCAAATGTGATTATATTATAAACAATACTGCAGAAGTATGGAACAGGTGGGTGAAGGACCTTAAGGACCTTCCAATAGCCGAGCTAGTTGACAATCTGAGATCGAAGTTCATGGAGCTCTATGCAAGGAGGAGAAATATAGGTGAAAGATTGGAAGGCCACACTATGCTTTCAATTGTTGTTCGTCATCTCAATGTTCTTAGTAGAAAATTGGGCCAACTGAAGGTTAAAGTAGGTGGCATGGGTGAGGCAGAAGTGACTGGGATCACAGATAGATACAAGGTAATTAGACATGTGGTGGATCTTGAGCAACACACTTGCTCATGTAAGGAGTGGCAAGTCTTGGGGAAACCATGCCCACATGCATTAGCAGTGATAACTTCACGTAGAAATCCTAAAATGGAAGATTACCTACATCCTTATTTTTCAGTGAGTTTATTTAGGCTAGCATATGCACGGGTAATTAGCCCATTTCCTGACAAGTCTCAGTGGCCTAGCATGAACCTTGGCTTCAAGGTGTTACCTCTTTGCATAAACGAGCTCCAAGGAGACCGATGGAAAATAGAATACCAAGATGCTTGGAAG GAAGAGTCGTGCAAAGGGACGACCTTTAGGTGGGATGCATGTCAGTGCATGCCAAAGGCAGGAGGCAGTTGA